From Carassius auratus strain Wakin chromosome 33, ASM336829v1, whole genome shotgun sequence, the proteins below share one genomic window:
- the LOC113052745 gene encoding calcium-binding mitochondrial carrier protein SCaMC-2-A-like yields MLCLCLYVPVHNSDQIEVDYFESHGLPSELKSLKSLSVLLPSKEFSTYREWSKKSMKNEEKAHDGQLDFEEFVHYLQDHEKDLKLVFKSLDRTIAGQVNAKDIVNSLQDLGVHISLQQAERVLQSMDKNGTMTVDWNEWKKSPTLQPAENIPEIILYWKHSTIFDVGENMMVPDEFTSEEHVTGMWWRHLVAGGGAGAVSRTFTAPLDRLKVLMQVHGYHGSNMCIMSGLGQMIKEGGMRSLWRGNGINILKIAPESALKFMAYEQIKRLMGSSQEAPLGISERFVAGSLAGVLAQSTIYPMEVLKTRLALRKTGQYKGISDCAKQILKGEGMTAFYKGYVPNMLGIIPYAGIDLAVYETLKNSWLQRYGTENTHPGVFVLLGCGTVSSTCGQLASYPLALVRTRMQAQAMVEGSSQVSMTGLFKQIMKTEGPTGLYRGLTPNFLKVIPAVSISYVVYENIKSTLGVQSR; encoded by the exons atGCTGTGCCTGTGCCTTTATGTGCCCGTCCATAATTCAGATCAAATCGAGGTGGACTATTTTGAATCTCACGGATTACCGTCCGAGCTGAAGTCCCTTAAATCTCTCAGCGTCCTTCTGCCATCGAAGGAATTCTCCACATACCGAGAATGGAGTAAG AAATCCATGAAAAATGAAGAGAAAGCGCATGATGGACAGCTGGACTTTGAAGAGTTTGTTCACTACCTCCAAGACCACGAGAAAGACCTGAAGCTGGTCTTTAAAAGCCTGGACAGAACGATTGCTG GTCAAGTGAATGCCAAAGACATTGTGAACTCGCTGCAAGATCTCGGCGTGCATATTTCCCTCCAGCAAGCAGAGAGAGTCCTTCAGAg CATGGACAAAAATGGCACAATGACTGTTGACTGGAATGAATGGAAGAAGTCTCCAACATTACAGCCTGCCGAAAACATTCCCGAAATCATCCTGTACTGGAAACATTCGACT ATCTTCGATGTGGGAGAGAACATGATGGTCCCAGATGAGTTCACCTCCGAGGAGCACGTGACTGGGATGTGGTGGAGACACCTGGTCGCCGGTGGAGGAGCTGGAGCCGTTTCCCGAACCTTCACTGCTCCCCTCGACCGACTCAAAGTCCTCATGCAG GTGCACGGATATCACGGAAGCAACATGTGTATCATGAGTGGTCTGGGTCAGATGATCAAGGAAGGAGGGATGCGTTCGTTGTGGAGGGGCAATGGCATCAACATCCTCAAAATCGCACCCGAGTCGGCCCTTAAATTCATGGCTTATGAGCAG ATCAAACGTCTGATGGGAAGCAGTCAGGAAGCTCCTCTGGGGATCAGCGAGCGTTTCGTAGCCGGGTCCCTGGCAGGAGTCCTCGCCCAGAGCACCATCTACCCCATGGAG GTCCTCAAAACCCGTCTGGCGCTGAGAAAGACTGGCCAGTACAAGGGCATCTCAGACTGTGCCAAACAGATCCTGAAGGGCGAGGGAATGACGGCGTTCTACAAAGGATACGTCCCTAACATGCTGGGCATCATCCCGTACGCTGGCATCGACCTGGCCGTGTATGAG ACCTTAAAGAACTCGTGGCTTCAGCGCTACGGCACGGAGAACACGCATCCgggtgtgtttgtgctgttagGCTGTGGTACGGTTTCCAGTACGTGCGGCCAACTCGCTAGCTACCCGCTAGCGCTCGTACGAACACGCATGCAGGCGCAAG CTATGGTTGAAGGCTCGTCTCAGGTCTCAATGACGGGACTCTTCAAACAGATCATGAAGACCGAGGGCCCCACGGGTCTCTATCGGGGCCTGACCCCAAACTTCCTGAAGGTCATCCCGGCCGTCAGCATCAGCTACGTCGTGTATGAGAACATCAAGTCGACGTTAGGCGTGCAGTCAAGATGA
- the zdhhc12a gene encoding palmitoyltransferase ZDHHC12-A, with amino-acid sequence MVFMFIRRRMFKNMFKSGCLVRTFHVILTWITTLVLFLHNTDLRKCQERGDLFQPVVFSSVVLLSVLMYFTVSLMDPGFVLSDSDTEGTSADSNEELEKMIPQDLSSVKQRRCGYCFKLQPMRARHCKTCKCCVRRFDHHCPWIDNCVGERNHKWFLLYLCVQFVAVSWGLQASWSGVVSAPTWQQWFTQNGFLLGAFALTAVFSVVVLLLLCIHLYLASVNSTTWEFMSRQRILYLKHRDSEENPFDRGLVCNLWDFCCVCGTVAWERIYIRHTNGAK; translated from the exons ATGGTTTTTATGTTCATAAGGCGAAGGATGTTTAAGAACATGTTTAAATCCGGGTGTTTAGTTCGGACTTTTCATGTGATTCTGACCTGGATCACAACTTTAGTGCTCTTTCTGCATAACACAG ATCTTCGTAAGTGTCAGGAGAGAGGAGATCTGTTCCAGCCGGTGGTCTTCAGCTCCGTGGTGCTGCTCTCTGTACTGATGTACTTCACCGTGTCTCTGATGGATCCTGGCTTCGTTCTGTCTGACAGCGACACAGAG GGAACGTCGGCGGACAGTAATGAAGAACTGGAGAAGATGATTCCTCAAGATCTCAGTTCTGTGAAGCAGCGACGCTGTGGCTACTGCTTTAAACTG CAACCGATGAGGGCCAGGCACTGTAAAACCTGTAAGTGCTGTGTGAGGCGCTTTGACCATCACTGTCCCTGGATAGACAACTGTGTTGGAGAGAGGAATCACAAGTGGTTTCTGCTGTACCTGTGTGTGCAGTTTGTGGCTGTATCGTGGGGTTTACAGGCTTCATG GTCCGGCGTGGTCTCAGCACCCACCTGGCAGCAGTGGTTCACTCAGAACGGATTCCTGCTCGGGGCGTTTGCGCTGACGGCCGTGTTTTCGGTGGTGGTGCTGCTCCTGCTGTGCATCCACCTGTACCTGGCCTCGGTGAACAGCACCACCTGGGAGTTCATGTCCCGCCAGCGCATCCTGTACCTCAAACACCGCGACTCGGAGGAGAACCCGTTCGACAGAGGACTCGTCTGCAACCTGTGGGACTTCTGCTGCGTCTGTGGGACAGTAGCGTGGGAGAGGATCTACATCAGACACACCAACGGGGCTAAATGA
- the LOC113052747 gene encoding protein SET-like produces the protein MSASAAKVSKKELNSNHDGGDETSEKEQQEAIEHIDEVQNEIDRLNEQASEEILKVEQKYNKLRQPFFQKRSELIAKIPNFWVTTFVNHPQVSALLGEEDEEALHYLTRVEVTEFEDIKSGYRIDFYFDENMYFENKVLSKEIHLNESGDPTSKSTEIKWKPGKDLTSRSGQTQSKAGKKRQHEEPESFFTWFSDHADSGADELGEVIKDDIWPNPLQYYLVPDMEDEEGEGEDDDEDEEGLDDIDEEGEDDGEEEEDDDGEDDDGEDD, from the exons ATGTCTGCCTCAGCGGCTAAAGTCAGTAAAAAGGAACTGAACTCGAACCACGACGGAGGGGACGAGACCTCAG AAAAAGAGCAGCAAGAAGCCATCGAGCACATCGATGAAGTACAGAATGAAATCGACAG acTGAACGAGCAGGCAAGTGAAGAGATTCTTAAAGTCGAACAGAAATACAACAAACTTCGCCAGCCGTTCTTCCAGAAGAGGTCTGAGCTCATAGCCAAAATCCCCAACTTTTGGGTCACCACATTTGTCAACCACCCACAAG TCTCTGCTCTTCTTggggaggaggatgaggaggcgCTTCACTATCTGACCAGAGTTGAGGTCACAGAGTTTGAAGACATCAAATCCGGCTACAGAATAGATTTT TATTTCGATGAAAACATGTATTTTGAGAACAAAGTCCTATCTAAAGAAATTCACCTGAACGAGAGTGGAGACCCAACCTCAAAGTCGACAGAGATCAAATGGAAACCTGGAAAA GACCTCACGAGTCGGTCCGGTCAGACACAGAGTAAAGCGGGTAAGAAACGGCAACATGAAGAACCCGAGAGCTTCTTCACCTGGTTTTCTGATCACGCCGATTCAGGCGCGGACGAGTTGGGCGAAGTCATTAAAGACGACATCTGGCCGAATCCTCTGCAGTACTACTTG GTTCCAGACATGGAGGACGAGGAAGGAGagggtgaggatgatgatgaagacgaggaagGTCTGGATGATATTGATGAAGAGGGAGAAGATGacggagaggaagaggaggatgatgatggagAG GATGATGACGGCGAGGATGACTGA